One genomic region from Listeria monocytogenes encodes:
- a CDS encoding SDR family oxidoreductase, with translation MKILVFGGTRFFGKKLVERLVSEGHDVTIGTRGKTEDNFGDTVKRVVLNRESRDALFQLAKEDWDVIYDNICFSPKEALYAVDAFKGKVKRYIYTSSLSVYSQKGRALVEADFNPEHYEIVIGDKEDFDYGEGKRLAEAVFFQKASFPVVAVRFPIVLGLDDYTKRLHFHINHIKNHQEIGISNGQAEIGFITSDEAAHFLEWVGVESDLTGPVNATSNGTYALNGFIKMLEEKIGELALVEEVTDDVDDSPFGIEKTYYLDNAKATEAGFVFNDLKVWLPALVTDILKEN, from the coding sequence ATGAAAATTTTAGTATTCGGTGGTACTCGTTTTTTTGGCAAGAAATTAGTGGAAAGACTTGTTTCAGAAGGACATGATGTCACCATTGGCACAAGGGGAAAAACAGAAGATAATTTTGGTGATACTGTCAAACGAGTTGTTTTAAATCGAGAATCAAGAGATGCTTTATTCCAATTAGCAAAAGAAGACTGGGATGTTATTTACGATAATATATGTTTCTCTCCGAAAGAAGCACTTTATGCCGTAGATGCATTTAAAGGCAAGGTAAAACGATACATATATACATCATCACTCTCTGTTTATAGTCAAAAAGGTCGAGCTTTAGTTGAGGCTGACTTTAATCCAGAGCATTACGAAATTGTTATTGGTGATAAAGAAGATTTTGATTACGGTGAAGGGAAACGACTTGCTGAAGCCGTATTTTTCCAAAAAGCTTCTTTTCCAGTTGTAGCAGTTCGTTTTCCAATCGTGCTTGGACTTGACGATTACACAAAACGCCTTCACTTTCATATTAATCATATTAAAAACCACCAAGAAATTGGAATTAGTAATGGACAAGCTGAGATTGGCTTTATTACTTCTGATGAAGCGGCACATTTTTTAGAGTGGGTTGGCGTGGAATCGGATCTGACAGGTCCAGTAAACGCTACCTCCAATGGCACATACGCGTTAAATGGTTTTATCAAAATGCTTGAAGAAAAAATCGGGGAATTAGCACTAGTTGAAGAGGTGACGGATGACGTCGATGATTCCCCGTTCGGCATTGAAAAAACCTATTATTTAGATAATGCGAAAGCTACCGAAGCTGGTTTTGTTTTTAATGATTTAAAAGTATGGTTACCGGCTTTAGTGACAGATATTTTAAAAGAAAATTAA
- the virR gene encoding two-component system response regulator VirR, with translation MVKVYIVEDDEVIRDTIRKHLSKWGFEIGVVEDFNNILQEFLAFEPQLVILDVNLPFFDGFYWCNQIREVSNVPIIFLSSRNSRMDQIMGMNMGADYYIEKPVDLDVLMARINALLRRTYSYADLEEANVMEHNNVFLHIDTNTLTHLEDKIELTKNEFLILYELMKQKGSIVSRDEIMRALWEDESFVDDNTLTVNVVRIRKKLAEIGLSEFIKTKKGQGYMIE, from the coding sequence ATGGTAAAGGTATATATCGTAGAAGATGATGAAGTGATTCGTGATACAATTCGAAAACATTTAAGTAAATGGGGATTTGAGATTGGTGTAGTAGAGGATTTTAACAATATTTTACAAGAGTTTTTAGCTTTCGAACCCCAATTAGTTATTTTAGATGTTAATCTTCCTTTCTTTGATGGTTTTTATTGGTGTAATCAAATCCGAGAAGTTTCGAATGTACCCATTATCTTTTTATCATCACGTAATTCGCGAATGGACCAAATAATGGGCATGAACATGGGTGCAGATTATTATATTGAAAAACCAGTTGATCTGGATGTTTTAATGGCGAGGATAAATGCTCTATTAAGGCGAACATATTCCTACGCAGATTTAGAAGAAGCAAATGTAATGGAGCATAATAATGTTTTCCTACACATTGATACGAACACACTTACACATTTAGAAGATAAAATTGAGCTAACGAAAAATGAATTTTTGATTTTATATGAATTAATGAAACAAAAAGGTAGCATTGTAAGTCGTGATGAAATTATGCGCGCACTTTGGGAAGATGAAAGTTTTGTTGATGATAATACATTGACAGTTAATGTTGTTCGTATTCGTAAAAAACTTGCAGAAATTGGTTTGAGCGAATTTATCAAAACAAAAAAAGGCCAAGGATATATGATTGAATGA
- the virA gene encoding ABC transporter permease VirA produces MLFKVALTNMRKNFNQYIVYFVSLIVCVLVFFTFVSLSYNPLIDTVFKRWELFGPAMFSSASLMLILFIIFFIFYSNSFFLKRRKREIGLYSLLGLRKSQIVLVLFFENAMLYMLATIFGVLIGIFSSKLFAMVLFWIVGLAIDAEFIISFKAIIDTMLVFFGIMLFTSVYAVFLVLRYNLNQLFKNDEKEEKVAKGSLVFMLIGLALIAFGYYVATRNIEESPIWLAYGFFDLILVILACVILGTWLMVRFGTPYVIRQLYNNKRFFYKGTNVLGITSLRFRLKKNASTIAMIAVLSATTLTIIGSMSSFYVRTINDISAENPSSYQVLNISAKNEKEIIQTIHDDQDHKLKKLMQAEMLSAEVEYKDIPKYKMHMDTFIHTIVSESEYNRIGERQQSDFVQSKKIAYGEAILLGKNTYYARPDIQEKWLTRKMVVQSNKSAAKKMPPIKVVDFRENSIFNTGISYETLVVSDEYYDDLERLFRPESVTMFDITNPNHSESLDKKVQTIVDGEPSLFSDNVSSYYTNYHLISTVVGSLLFIGIFIGIVFFLATGSIIYFKLVTDAVSEKAKFEILFKLGVTEKEIRKIISKQVWPIFVIPLFFGIAHSMAALWGISVNLMDNIKYPVLIGTGIYIVCYTAYYFLCINSFTKIVMANKK; encoded by the coding sequence ATGTTATTTAAAGTCGCGCTGACCAATATGCGAAAGAACTTTAATCAATATATTGTTTATTTTGTTTCGTTAATTGTTTGTGTATTAGTTTTTTTTACGTTTGTTTCGTTATCGTATAACCCGCTGATTGACACAGTGTTTAAACGTTGGGAGTTATTCGGACCGGCCATGTTTTCGTCAGCTAGTCTCATGTTAATATTGTTTATTATCTTTTTTATATTTTATTCCAATAGTTTTTTTCTTAAAAGACGAAAACGAGAAATAGGGCTTTATTCATTACTTGGTTTGCGAAAATCGCAAATTGTATTAGTATTATTTTTTGAAAATGCGATGCTATATATGCTTGCAACTATTTTTGGTGTTTTAATTGGAATTTTCTCTTCTAAATTGTTTGCAATGGTCTTATTTTGGATAGTTGGCCTTGCGATTGATGCAGAATTTATTATTTCTTTTAAAGCGATTATCGATACGATGCTGGTCTTTTTTGGTATCATGCTTTTCACATCTGTTTATGCTGTTTTTCTTGTATTACGTTATAATTTGAATCAGCTATTTAAAAATGATGAAAAAGAAGAAAAAGTAGCCAAAGGTTCGCTGGTTTTTATGTTAATTGGGTTAGCTTTAATCGCTTTTGGATACTATGTGGCAACGAGGAATATTGAAGAATCGCCTATTTGGCTAGCCTATGGTTTTTTTGATTTAATTTTAGTGATACTTGCTTGCGTTATTTTAGGAACCTGGCTGATGGTTAGGTTTGGCACCCCTTATGTAATTCGACAACTATACAATAATAAACGTTTCTTTTATAAAGGGACGAATGTGCTGGGGATTACATCGCTTCGTTTTAGGTTAAAGAAAAATGCTAGTACGATTGCGATGATTGCTGTACTTAGTGCGACAACGTTAACGATTATTGGCTCCATGAGTAGTTTTTATGTGCGTACAATTAATGATATTTCAGCGGAGAATCCCTCCAGTTATCAAGTGCTCAATATTTCTGCTAAAAATGAAAAAGAGATTATTCAAACGATTCATGATGATCAAGATCATAAATTGAAAAAGTTGATGCAAGCAGAGATGCTTAGCGCTGAAGTGGAATATAAAGATATTCCTAAATATAAGATGCATATGGATACATTCATTCATACAATTGTATCGGAATCAGAATATAATCGTATCGGTGAAAGGCAGCAGAGCGATTTTGTCCAATCTAAAAAAATTGCCTATGGTGAAGCGATCTTACTTGGAAAAAATACTTATTACGCAAGGCCAGACATTCAAGAAAAATGGCTTACTCGTAAAATGGTCGTTCAATCAAATAAATCAGCTGCAAAGAAAATGCCACCAATAAAAGTAGTGGATTTCCGAGAAAATTCAATTTTTAATACAGGAATTTCTTATGAAACGCTGGTTGTTTCCGATGAATATTATGATGATTTGGAACGACTTTTCCGCCCTGAATCTGTGACAATGTTTGATATTACTAATCCGAATCATAGTGAGAGCTTAGATAAGAAAGTGCAAACAATCGTTGACGGGGAGCCTTCATTATTCTCGGACAATGTTTCTTCCTATTATACGAATTACCACTTGATCTCCACAGTGGTAGGTTCATTATTATTTATAGGTATTTTTATTGGCATTGTATTCTTTTTAGCAACAGGAAGTATCATTTACTTCAAATTAGTTACAGATGCTGTTTCTGAAAAAGCCAAGTTTGAGATTTTATTTAAACTAGGGGTTACTGAAAAAGAAATCCGGAAAATTATTTCCAAGCAGGTATGGCCGATTTTTGTTATTCCATTATTTTTTGGAATTGCGCATTCCATGGCTGCACTGTGGGGTATTTCTGTTAATTTAATGGATAATATAAAATATCCGGTATTAATTGGTACAGGTATTTATATTGTCTGTTATACGGCGTATTACTTTTTGTGTATCAATTCTTTTACCAAAATTGTGATGGCCAATAAAAAGTAA
- the virB gene encoding ABC transporter ATP-binding protein VirB, with the protein METVLKAHKVRKVYGSKGNLFSALGSISLEIQKGSFVGIMGPSGAGKSTLLNVLSSIDKPTSGEIEIGGKQISTMNGKELAVFRRDQLGFIFQDYNLLDTMTVKDNIVLPLALAHIKQAEIDQRFEIIARQFGIFELRNKYPTEISGGQKQRTAVCRAMITEPTLIFADEPTGALDSKSATNLLEGLSQAKDVRDSTIMMVTHDAFAASYCERIMFIKDGEIFTEIYRGTSSRKQFFQKVLDVLALLGGGENDVI; encoded by the coding sequence ATGGAAACAGTGCTAAAGGCGCATAAAGTTAGAAAAGTATACGGTTCAAAAGGAAATTTATTTTCTGCGCTTGGAAGTATTAGTCTAGAGATACAAAAAGGCTCCTTTGTAGGCATTATGGGTCCCTCTGGTGCTGGGAAATCTACTTTATTAAATGTATTGTCTTCTATAGATAAACCAACCTCTGGAGAAATTGAGATTGGTGGAAAGCAAATTTCTACCATGAACGGAAAAGAATTAGCTGTTTTTAGAAGAGATCAGCTTGGTTTTATATTTCAAGACTATAATTTATTAGATACGATGACTGTGAAGGATAATATTGTTCTACCGCTGGCTCTTGCTCATATTAAACAAGCTGAAATTGATCAGCGGTTTGAAATTATTGCACGTCAATTTGGGATTTTTGAGTTAAGGAACAAGTACCCAACCGAAATATCTGGTGGACAAAAGCAGCGAACAGCGGTTTGTCGAGCAATGATTACTGAACCAACGCTGATTTTTGCGGATGAACCCACTGGCGCGCTTGATTCCAAATCAGCGACCAATTTATTAGAAGGACTCTCTCAAGCAAAAGATGTGCGTGATTCCACTATTATGATGGTGACGCACGATGCTTTTGCAGCCAGTTACTGCGAAAGAATTATGTTTATTAAAGATGGCGAAATTTTCACTGAAATCTACCGAGGGACAAGTTCTAGAAAACAATTTTTCCAGAAGGTATTAGATGTTTTGGCGCTTCTTGGAGGTGGCGAAAACGATGTTATTTAA
- a CDS encoding shikimate kinase, with protein MLIGFMGAGKTTVGNILANLADLPYIDIDEVITSEQGMSVSDIFAKYGEKEFRRLEHEKLKELATTKAVIATGGGIVLNPENREVLKNTYPVIYLETDPEVFMNRLKGDTTRPLVQQKTAEEIRAIFEPRIAHYQDSADFIVNTDNRNQQEVAQAILTMLDK; from the coding sequence ATCTTAATTGGCTTCATGGGAGCTGGAAAAACAACGGTTGGAAATATACTCGCAAACTTAGCTGACTTACCGTACATCGATATTGACGAAGTAATTACAAGCGAACAAGGAATGAGTGTATCGGACATTTTTGCTAAATATGGTGAAAAAGAATTCCGCCGTCTAGAACATGAAAAATTAAAAGAATTAGCAACAACCAAAGCCGTTATAGCAACAGGTGGTGGCATTGTTCTTAATCCTGAAAATAGAGAAGTTTTAAAAAATACATATCCGGTTATTTATTTAGAAACGGATCCCGAAGTATTTATGAATCGCTTAAAAGGCGACACCACTCGACCGCTCGTACAGCAAAAAACAGCCGAAGAAATTCGTGCAATTTTCGAACCAAGAATTGCTCATTATCAAGATTCCGCAGATTTTATTGTTAATACGGATAATCGTAATCAACAAGAAGTTGCTCAAGCTATTTTAACCATGTTAGATAAGTAA
- the rlmD gene encoding 23S rRNA (uracil(1939)-C(5))-methyltransferase RlmD, translating into MEASLLKKNQSIELTIEDLTHDGSGVGKIDGYPFFIPNTLPGEKVTAKIIKLNKNYGFARMENIETVSADRVEPPCAVYSKCGGCSLQHLSYDGQLEFKRNQVEETMKRIGKLNVEVPETLGMENPWRYRNKSQVPVGFVNGKLAAGFYQKRSHAIIDMSTCLIHNEQGDFAVQKTREILAKYGTEPYDEQTGKGDIRHIMTRFARTTGQLMIVLVTTKERMPFKEEIVRDLVEQLELTSIVQNINPHKTNVIFGDRTKTLWGKDIIEDTIHGIRFAISARSFYQVNPLQTEVLYQQAIDAAELTGEETVIDAYCGIGSISLCLAKKAKHVYGVEIVDQAIQDARANAELNELANTTFETGKAEEVIPSWYKAGIVADVLVVDPPRKGCDEKLLETILAMKPKKVVYVSCNPGTLARDMKILTDGGYVAKKVQPVDMFPMTTHIEAVTVLHLN; encoded by the coding sequence TTGGAAGCATCCCTTTTAAAAAAGAACCAATCCATTGAACTTACTATTGAAGATTTAACGCATGACGGCAGTGGGGTTGGCAAAATTGACGGATACCCATTTTTCATTCCAAATACGTTACCTGGCGAAAAAGTGACAGCAAAAATAATAAAATTAAATAAAAATTATGGTTTTGCTCGGATGGAGAATATTGAAACTGTTAGTGCAGATCGTGTAGAGCCTCCTTGTGCGGTTTATTCCAAATGTGGCGGTTGTAGTTTGCAACATTTAAGCTACGATGGCCAGCTTGAATTCAAACGAAATCAAGTGGAAGAAACGATGAAACGCATTGGTAAACTAAACGTAGAAGTTCCTGAAACGCTAGGTATGGAAAACCCGTGGCGCTACCGCAATAAATCACAAGTACCGGTAGGTTTTGTTAATGGTAAGTTAGCAGCTGGATTTTATCAAAAAAGAAGCCATGCCATTATTGATATGTCGACCTGTTTAATTCACAATGAGCAAGGTGATTTTGCTGTTCAAAAAACACGTGAAATCCTAGCTAAATACGGAACAGAGCCTTATGATGAACAAACAGGAAAAGGCGATATCCGCCATATTATGACAAGATTTGCGCGTACAACTGGACAGTTAATGATTGTCCTTGTAACAACAAAAGAACGTATGCCTTTTAAAGAAGAAATTGTACGTGATTTGGTCGAACAACTAGAATTAACTTCTATCGTTCAAAATATTAACCCACATAAAACGAATGTGATTTTTGGAGATCGTACAAAAACACTTTGGGGAAAAGATATTATTGAAGACACGATTCATGGTATTCGTTTTGCAATTTCGGCTCGTTCATTTTATCAAGTGAATCCGCTCCAAACAGAAGTTTTGTATCAACAAGCAATCGACGCGGCTGAGTTAACAGGTGAAGAAACAGTGATTGACGCTTATTGCGGCATTGGTTCTATTTCCCTTTGTCTCGCGAAAAAAGCCAAGCATGTCTATGGGGTAGAAATTGTGGATCAAGCGATACAAGATGCTCGTGCAAATGCAGAACTCAATGAATTAGCGAATACTACTTTTGAAACAGGGAAAGCAGAAGAGGTTATTCCATCTTGGTATAAAGCTGGCATTGTAGCAGATGTCTTAGTTGTCGATCCACCACGAAAAGGCTGCGATGAAAAGTTACTTGAAACTATTTTGGCAATGAAACCAAAGAAAGTAGTATATGTTTCTTGTAACCCAGGGACATTAGCCCGAGATATGAAAATATTAACAGATGGTGGCTATGTAGCGAAAAAAGTCCAACCAGTAGATATGTTTCCAATGACGACACATATTGAAGCTGTGACTGTTTTACATTTAAATTAA
- a CDS encoding diacylglycerol kinase: MQKHARVIYNPTSGREIIKKNLADVLSILEQAGYVTSAHATTAEPDDAKHAAEEAVRNRFDLVVAAGGDGTINEVINGIAEKEYRPKVGIIPTGTTNDFARALHVPRDVIKATKIIAAGQSVAMDIGKANETYFINIGGGGRLTELTYDVPSRLKTMLGQLAYYLKGIEMLPSLKATKVKVEYDQGVFEGEVMFFLLGLTNSIGGFEKIAPDAKLDDGKFSLIIVKKVNLAEFIRLVTLALRGDHIKEPNVIYVKSEKVIVNSEDKMLINLDGELGGETPMEFRNLRQHIEFFASVDDIPATDLFIKENS; encoded by the coding sequence ATGCAAAAACACGCTCGAGTTATTTATAATCCTACATCTGGAAGAGAAATCATTAAGAAAAACCTTGCAGATGTCCTTTCGATATTAGAGCAAGCAGGCTACGTAACATCTGCGCACGCGACTACAGCAGAGCCAGATGATGCCAAACATGCCGCTGAAGAAGCTGTAAGAAATCGATTTGATTTAGTTGTAGCAGCTGGTGGAGATGGAACCATTAATGAAGTGATTAACGGTATTGCCGAAAAAGAATATCGCCCCAAAGTAGGGATTATACCAACCGGGACAACCAACGATTTTGCAAGAGCCTTACACGTGCCTAGAGATGTGATTAAAGCAACGAAGATTATAGCAGCTGGTCAAAGTGTAGCAATGGATATAGGTAAAGCAAACGAAACTTATTTTATTAATATTGGTGGCGGAGGTCGTTTAACAGAACTCACTTACGATGTTCCTAGCCGCCTAAAAACAATGCTAGGACAACTTGCTTATTATTTAAAAGGAATTGAAATGTTACCATCCTTAAAAGCAACCAAAGTAAAAGTAGAATATGATCAAGGCGTGTTTGAAGGGGAAGTGATGTTTTTCCTATTAGGATTAACTAATTCCATTGGAGGCTTTGAAAAAATTGCTCCGGATGCTAAGCTAGATGATGGTAAATTTTCGCTTATTATCGTAAAAAAAGTCAATTTAGCCGAATTTATCCGTTTAGTCACACTGGCGCTCCGAGGAGATCATATTAAGGAACCAAATGTTATCTATGTAAAATCCGAAAAAGTAATTGTCAATTCAGAAGACAAGATGCTGATTAATCTTGACGGCGAGCTTGGCGGGGAAACCCCGATGGAATTCCGCAATTTAAGACAACATATCGAATTTTTTGCTAGTGTGGATGATATTCCAGCAACTGATTTATTCATAAAAGAAAATAGCTGA
- the gatB gene encoding Asp-tRNA(Asn)/Glu-tRNA(Gln) amidotransferase subunit GatB has translation MNFETVIGLEVHVELKTNSKIFSSAPAHFGAEPNTNTTVVDLGMPGVLPVLNKRAVEFGMKAAMAINCEIAEHTKFDRKNYFYPDNPKAYQISQFDKPIGEHGWIEIEVGGKKKKIGITRLHLEEDAGKNTHTSHGYSLVDINRQGTPLIEIVSEPDIRSAEEAYAYLEKLKSIIQYTGVSDVKMEEGSMRCDANISIRPIGQEEFGVKTELKNLNSFNNVRKGIEYEEKRQAEVLKSGGIIEQETRRFEEATGKTSLMRIKEGSDDYRYFPEPDLVDLFIDDAWKERIRAEIPELPDKRQIRYINDLGLPAYDAMVLTLTKEMSDFFEATLVAGADAKQASNWLMGEVSAYLNAEQKELHETGLTPENLAGMIKLIEAGTISSKIAKKVFRELAQNGGDAEQVVKDKGLVQISDEGALRTIISEILDNNEQSIVDFKNGKDRAVGFLVGQVMKATKGQANPPMVNKLLLEEMNKR, from the coding sequence ATGAATTTTGAAACAGTTATTGGACTTGAGGTTCACGTAGAGTTAAAAACCAATTCAAAAATATTTTCTTCTGCGCCAGCTCATTTTGGAGCAGAACCAAATACAAATACAACCGTGGTAGACTTAGGTATGCCAGGTGTTTTACCAGTTTTAAATAAACGTGCTGTAGAATTCGGTATGAAAGCAGCGATGGCAATCAACTGTGAAATTGCTGAACATACAAAATTCGACCGCAAAAACTATTTCTATCCAGATAATCCCAAAGCATATCAAATTTCCCAATTTGATAAACCAATCGGCGAACATGGCTGGATTGAAATCGAAGTTGGCGGCAAAAAGAAAAAAATCGGCATCACTCGTCTTCATTTAGAAGAAGATGCTGGGAAAAACACGCATACTTCTCATGGTTATTCGTTAGTAGATATTAACCGTCAAGGAACGCCACTAATCGAAATCGTTTCTGAACCAGACATTCGTTCTGCAGAAGAAGCTTATGCGTACCTAGAAAAATTAAAATCTATTATTCAATACACTGGCGTATCCGATGTGAAAATGGAAGAAGGTTCGATGCGCTGTGATGCCAATATCTCTATCCGTCCAATCGGCCAAGAAGAATTTGGTGTGAAAACAGAACTAAAAAACCTGAACTCATTCAACAATGTGCGTAAAGGTATCGAATATGAAGAAAAACGCCAAGCAGAAGTGCTTAAGTCTGGCGGCATTATCGAACAAGAAACTCGTCGTTTTGAAGAAGCAACTGGAAAAACTTCCTTGATGCGTATCAAAGAAGGTTCTGACGATTATCGTTATTTCCCAGAGCCAGATTTAGTAGATTTATTTATTGATGACGCTTGGAAAGAACGTATTCGTGCAGAAATTCCTGAACTTCCAGATAAACGTCAAATTCGTTACATTAACGATCTTGGTTTACCGGCATATGACGCAATGGTTCTTACGCTTACGAAAGAAATGTCTGACTTTTTTGAAGCAACTCTTGTAGCTGGAGCAGATGCAAAACAAGCATCTAACTGGTTAATGGGCGAAGTTTCTGCCTACTTAAACGCAGAACAAAAAGAGCTTCATGAAACAGGACTAACTCCTGAAAACCTTGCTGGCATGATTAAATTAATCGAAGCCGGTACTATTTCCTCTAAAATTGCTAAAAAAGTTTTCCGCGAATTAGCGCAAAATGGTGGCGATGCAGAGCAAGTAGTAAAAGACAAAGGACTTGTTCAAATTTCCGATGAAGGAGCTTTACGCACTATCATCAGCGAAATTCTAGATAACAATGAGCAATCCATTGTCGATTTCAAAAATGGTAAGGATCGTGCTGTTGGATTCTTAGTTGGCCAAGTAATGAAAGCAACCAAAGGGCAAGCAAATCCGCCAATGGTTAATAAATTATTACTAGAAGAAATGAACAAACGTTAA
- the gatA gene encoding Asp-tRNA(Asn)/Glu-tRNA(Gln) amidotransferase subunit GatA, producing the protein MGLFDFSVKELHDKLVKKEISPFDLVSESFNRIESVEDKVGSFITLNKEAAFGVAEELGDAGIDPNNMLAGLPIGIKDNIVTKNLRTTAASKILENFDPIYDATVVSKLKNVQTINIGKLNMDEFAMGSSTETSYFHKTHNPWDLSRVPGGSSGGSASAVAAGEVLFSLGSDTGGSIRQPAAFCGVVGMKPTYGRVSRFGLIAFASSLDQIGPITKNVEDNAYLLEAISGLDANDSTSINQPVERFSDSLTGDIKGLRIGVPKEYLAEGVDPGVKQAVLDALKTLEKLGATWDEVSLPHSEYGVASYYILASSEASSNLSRFDGVRYGYRSPNATTLEELYTKTRSEGFGDEVKRRIMLGTYALSSGYYDAYYKKAQQARTLIKQDFINVFENYDVIIGPSSPTTAFKIDGMINDPITMYSNDILTVPINLAGVPAISVPCGFSDGLPVGLQIIGNYFEESLLYKVAHAFEQETTFHKEKPNL; encoded by the coding sequence TTGGGTTTATTTGATTTTTCAGTAAAAGAGCTACATGATAAATTAGTTAAAAAAGAGATTTCACCATTTGATTTAGTATCTGAATCTTTCAACCGAATTGAATCTGTAGAGGACAAAGTTGGTTCCTTTATTACTTTAAATAAAGAAGCAGCATTTGGTGTAGCAGAAGAGCTTGGAGATGCTGGCATAGATCCAAACAACATGCTTGCAGGTCTTCCAATTGGAATTAAAGATAATATCGTGACAAAAAATTTACGTACAACAGCAGCAAGTAAAATTTTAGAAAACTTCGATCCGATTTATGATGCGACCGTCGTTTCTAAATTAAAAAACGTGCAAACAATTAATATCGGAAAATTAAACATGGATGAATTTGCGATGGGTTCCTCGACAGAAACATCGTATTTCCACAAAACACATAACCCATGGGATTTATCCAGAGTTCCTGGTGGTTCTTCAGGCGGCAGTGCATCCGCAGTCGCAGCCGGCGAAGTATTATTCTCGCTTGGTAGTGATACTGGTGGATCTATTCGTCAACCAGCAGCTTTTTGTGGGGTAGTCGGAATGAAACCTACATATGGTCGTGTATCTCGTTTTGGTTTAATTGCCTTTGCGTCTTCTTTAGACCAGATCGGGCCAATTACTAAAAATGTAGAAGATAATGCGTATTTACTAGAAGCGATTTCTGGTTTAGATGCAAACGATTCTACTTCCATTAATCAACCAGTAGAGCGTTTCTCAGATAGCTTAACAGGAGACATTAAAGGCTTACGCATAGGTGTTCCAAAAGAATATCTTGCGGAAGGGGTTGACCCTGGCGTAAAACAAGCTGTATTAGATGCGCTTAAAACACTTGAAAAACTTGGTGCGACTTGGGATGAAGTTTCTTTACCGCATTCTGAATACGGTGTAGCAAGTTATTATATTTTAGCATCCAGTGAAGCATCTTCTAACCTTTCTCGCTTTGACGGCGTTCGTTACGGATACCGTTCTCCAAATGCGACTACTTTAGAAGAACTTTATACAAAAACACGTTCTGAAGGATTTGGCGATGAAGTAAAACGTCGTATTATGCTTGGAACATATGCGTTAAGCTCTGGTTATTACGATGCTTACTACAAAAAAGCACAACAAGCACGTACGCTAATTAAACAAGATTTTATTAACGTATTTGAAAACTACGATGTAATTATCGGACCAAGTTCTCCGACAACAGCTTTCAAAATTGACGGCATGATCAATGATCCAATTACAATGTATTCCAATGATATTTTAACTGTTCCGATTAACTTAGCTGGCGTACCAGCTATTTCTGTTCCTTGTGGATTCTCAGATGGCTTACCAGTAGGCTTACAAATTATCGGTAACTACTTTGAAGAATCGTTATTATACAAAGTAGCACATGCTTTTGAACAGGAAACAACATTCCATAAAGAAAAACCAAACTTATAG
- the gatC gene encoding Asp-tRNA(Asn)/Glu-tRNA(Gln) amidotransferase subunit GatC: protein MSNISKETVEKVANLAKLEVSETEATAFAGQLGKIIELVEQLNTLDTTNVEPTSHAIDVSNVLREDVATKGLDRKEVLKNAPDEQDGMFKVPTIMEQ from the coding sequence TTGTCAAATATATCAAAAGAAACAGTAGAAAAAGTAGCAAATCTTGCCAAACTAGAAGTATCAGAAACAGAAGCAACTGCTTTCGCTGGTCAGCTTGGTAAAATTATTGAGCTAGTAGAGCAATTAAATACTTTAGATACAACGAATGTAGAACCTACCAGCCATGCAATCGACGTATCAAACGTTTTACGTGAAGATGTAGCAACAAAAGGGTTAGATCGTAAAGAAGTACTAAAAAATGCCCCAGATGAGCAAGACGGCATGTTCAAAGTACCGACAATTATGGAACAATAA